In Rubrobacter radiotolerans DSM 5868, a genomic segment contains:
- the nrfD gene encoding NrfD/PsrC family molybdoenzyme membrane anchor subunit, with protein MPEPKTSAKAASGESPNGARPETSHHPKTDKKREDEGYYGIPPLKASHWAWQIYVYFFVGGIGAGAHLASVMGQLFGWRDAAFFRVCRYTTLVAMIVSPVMLIWDLGRPERFLNMLRILKLRSPMSTGSWALSVFGSLSGAIATRQAAEDGLLGRDTVPARLAGMIPAKLISVASLPVALYVGAYTGLLLVATSIPLWARNWIFMGPLFLSSAVSTGLSWISFVLHLGRWGEVRTLHALRRAERVVLVAEAALLAASLLKTGRWSKPLFSKRLGPLFVGGTIFGGIVAPFLLLLGKESRGKSLLSGGLVLLGGYILRYVMVRGGHDSANDPEQYFSFARKGRREVREGESTEEEAK; from the coding sequence ATGCCGGAGCCAAAGACAAGCGCGAAAGCAGCGAGCGGCGAGAGTCCGAACGGCGCGCGGCCCGAGACCTCGCATCACCCGAAGACGGACAAGAAGCGCGAGGACGAGGGGTACTACGGGATACCGCCGCTCAAGGCCTCGCACTGGGCGTGGCAGATCTACGTCTACTTCTTTGTCGGGGGCATCGGGGCCGGGGCGCACCTCGCGTCGGTGATGGGGCAGCTCTTCGGCTGGCGCGACGCAGCCTTCTTCCGGGTGTGCCGCTACACGACACTCGTCGCGATGATCGTGAGCCCCGTAATGCTGATCTGGGACCTCGGACGGCCCGAGCGTTTCCTGAACATGTTGCGCATCCTCAAGCTCCGGAGCCCGATGTCCACGGGCTCGTGGGCGCTCTCGGTCTTCGGGAGCCTCTCGGGGGCGATAGCCACAAGGCAGGCCGCCGAGGACGGGCTGCTCGGGAGGGACACCGTCCCGGCTCGGCTGGCGGGAATGATCCCGGCGAAGCTGATCTCCGTCGCCTCGCTCCCTGTAGCTCTGTACGTCGGGGCCTACACCGGGCTTCTGCTCGTTGCGACGAGCATCCCGCTCTGGGCGAGGAACTGGATCTTCATGGGTCCCCTGTTCCTCTCCTCTGCGGTCTCGACGGGGCTCTCGTGGATCTCTTTCGTTCTGCACCTCGGCCGGTGGGGGGAGGTGCGGACGCTTCATGCGCTGCGCCGGGCCGAGCGGGTCGTGCTCGTCGCGGAGGCCGCGCTCCTTGCGGCCTCCCTGCTGAAGACCGGCCGGTGGTCGAAGCCGCTCTTCTCGAAGCGGCTCGGGCCGCTCTTTGTCGGGGGGACGATCTTCGGCGGGATCGTCGCGCCGTTCCTGCTGCTGCTCGGGAAGGAGTCGCGGGGCAAGAGCCTTCTCTCCGGGGGACTCGTGCTTCTCGGGGGGTACATCCTCCGCTACGTGATGGTCCGGGGCGGGCACGACTCGGCGAACGACCCGGAGCAGTACTTCTCGTTCGCAAGGAAAGGTCGCCGGGAGGTCCGGGAGGGCGAGAGCACCGAGGAGGAGGCGAAGTGA
- a CDS encoding alpha/beta fold hydrolase produces MNDHEFFELGDLTLQGGATLRGAKLAYKTYGTLNEDRSNAIVYPTWYSGRHWENEWLIGAGMALDPERYFIIVPNMLGNGLSSSPSNTPPPYDRARFPRVTVADNVAVQHRLVTEHFGIERLALVTGWSMGAGQTYQWAMSYPEMVPKIAPFCGSAKTSEHNIVFLEGVKAALTADDAYRGGWYTEQPTKGLRAMARVYAGWGFSQAFYWDRVYRQMGYTSLEDFLVGFWEGFFLDNRDANNLLAMLWTWQNGDISRTPGFEGSYEEALATIEADALVMPAEKDLYFPPEDEAYAVERMANAELRVIPGVWGHFAGGGMNDEDTQFIDAALKELLAR; encoded by the coding sequence ATGAACGACCACGAGTTCTTCGAGCTCGGCGACCTTACCCTGCAGGGTGGCGCGACCCTCAGAGGCGCGAAGCTCGCCTACAAGACCTACGGAACCTTGAACGAGGACCGCTCCAACGCCATCGTCTACCCGACGTGGTACTCAGGAAGGCACTGGGAGAACGAGTGGCTGATCGGGGCCGGGATGGCCCTCGACCCGGAGCGGTACTTCATCATCGTCCCGAACATGCTCGGAAACGGTCTCTCCTCCTCCCCCTCAAACACGCCGCCGCCCTACGACAGGGCCCGCTTCCCGCGTGTTACCGTGGCGGACAACGTAGCCGTCCAGCACCGGCTCGTCACCGAGCACTTCGGCATCGAACGGCTCGCTCTTGTAACCGGCTGGTCCATGGGCGCGGGACAGACGTATCAGTGGGCGATGAGCTACCCGGAGATGGTCCCGAAGATCGCCCCCTTCTGCGGCTCGGCCAAGACCAGCGAGCACAACATCGTCTTTCTGGAGGGAGTCAAGGCCGCCCTTACGGCAGACGATGCCTACAGAGGCGGCTGGTACACCGAGCAGCCGACGAAGGGCCTGCGCGCGATGGCCCGCGTCTACGCCGGGTGGGGGTTCTCGCAGGCGTTCTACTGGGACCGCGTCTACCGGCAGATGGGCTACACCTCCCTGGAGGACTTCCTCGTAGGGTTCTGGGAGGGATTCTTCCTGGACAACCGCGACGCCAACAACCTGCTCGCGATGCTCTGGACCTGGCAGAACGGCGACATATCGAGGACACCCGGCTTCGAGGGCAGCTACGAGGAAGCGCTTGCCACGATCGAGGCCGACGCGCTCGTGATGCCCGCCGAGAAGGACCTCTACTTCCCGCCCGAGGACGAGGCCTACGCCGTGGAGCGGATGGCGAACGCCGAGCTTCGTGTCATCCCGGGCGTCTGGGGACACTTCGCCGGGGGCGGGATGAACGACGAGGACACGCAGTTCATAGACGCCGCCCTGAAGGAGCTGCTCGCCCGGTAA
- a CDS encoding adenylate kinase family protein, which yields MKLLMLGPPAVGKSTQTRSLARVLSYFHVSTGDVIRAHIQAGTDLGREVEGYTRRGELVPDELVLKMVFPNLEPAGRWILDGFPRTLDQALALDRELAEIGLHVTQALLLEAPDRVLAGRIKGRRYSEATGWTYHLEHAPPPQPEQHLDPGPFVRREDDDPEVFRRQLAAYHEEIGPLAGHYESQGLLTRIDGDRRPEEVTKSILRALGFDERAAEEKGLRRVCG from the coding sequence GTGAAGCTCCTGATGCTCGGGCCGCCGGCGGTCGGGAAGAGCACGCAGACCCGTTCTCTTGCGCGGGTGCTCTCGTACTTCCACGTCTCGACGGGGGATGTGATCCGGGCCCACATCCAGGCCGGGACCGACCTCGGGCGCGAGGTCGAGGGCTACACCCGCCGGGGCGAGCTCGTCCCGGACGAGCTCGTCCTGAAGATGGTCTTCCCGAACCTGGAGCCGGCGGGGCGCTGGATTCTCGACGGCTTTCCGCGCACTCTCGATCAGGCCCTCGCCCTCGACCGGGAGCTTGCGGAGATCGGTCTGCACGTTACGCAGGCCCTCCTCCTGGAAGCGCCCGACAGGGTCCTTGCCGGGCGCATAAAGGGTCGGCGCTACAGCGAGGCAACCGGCTGGACCTACCACCTGGAGCACGCCCCGCCGCCACAGCCCGAGCAGCACCTCGACCCCGGTCCGTTCGTCCGGCGCGAGGACGACGACCCTGAGGTCTTCCGCCGTCAGCTCGCCGCCTACCACGAGGAGATCGGCCCCCTCGCCGGTCACTACGAGAGCCAAGGACTCCTGACCCGCATAGACGGCGACAGGCGTCCCGAAGAGGTAACGAAGAGCATCCTCCGCGCCCTCGGTTTCGACGAGCGGGCGGCCGAGGAGAAAGGCCTGCGGCGCGTCTGCGGATGA